The Juglans regia cultivar Chandler chromosome 10, Walnut 2.0, whole genome shotgun sequence genome includes the window CAGCAATAACAAGAGGCAGAGATGAAGTATATGTAGTAGCTGTTCCTCTAAGGGCCACAAAAGGACCAGCCCAGTTGCTTATGTCTGCTGCCTACTCTCTCAATCTCTGGGATTTACAGCATTTTATGGTTCTCATCAAACCCTCCTCGCCACTTCCTTCTTCTCAGGTTCTTTCCCCTCCAATTTCCACCCtggttttttcatttcttcttgatGCGGTGctgaaagtgataaaaaaaaaaaaatcttaccttGGCTATCTTAACATTTCATTACTCGGGACTTTGTACGATGGATATGTTATTGTCTAAGTTCAAATTTCCTTTTGGGAAATAGGAATTGAGTCGCTCTGAGTCTCTCCTATTCAATCCTGGTATGGGTTTCTGatatattttctgttttggtttgttttttgttgattttgcttGTGATAGCACTCCCTTTGTGTGGGAGtgaataatttgaaataatactCATACTCAATATTGCAAAGATtgattcttttgtttctttaaacTTTTCCCGCATTAATGAATATCCATGTTCTCATCTGTCGCGGAAATTATTATGAAGAGCTTATACTAAGACGCGTCACTCATTTATTTTAAGCACTCCCATCCTTAATATACCTTGGAAAAAGCTTGCTTCGTGCTGTATAAGTTGGATGTTTAGAGGCATGGACTGAGACGTTAACTTCATTCTGTGTTAGGAATTCATATAGCGACCTATAGAAAGTGTGACTTCGCTGTGTTAAAATCTTTTTGCATTAAAGCATTGAAAAAGTTCTAATCCGATTGATTCTCTTTTCCAGGCCGTGGTTTTTGACTTCCAACCTCAAGATcctgaaaatatatatgtggCTCTTGATGTTATATCCGGTAGAGCAGTACCAGGTTAGGCCTAAATCGTACCATAACTTTCATGCCTGAATAGTTCTGCTTGCCGTGCTGATGTATGAATATTGAGTCTCATTAGAATGTCTGAGTTTCCGTAACATTCATGATGCAAATTGCAATATCTAAAATGGTGTAGAACACTTGGACCTGTCTAATATGTGTGGCCAGAAGCCAGTAACAACTGTTTGGTCCAACAATTTGACATAGGTTTTTCATAAACCGAATGCTAGACTTAACATGTCCTTTTCTGTTAGGAGTTATTCTTatgagaaagttgaaaaatctaCCAACAAGGAAATGCTGGTATGTTGGATCTTTGCCAGTGGATGCGGTAGATATAGCATGTAATTTCAACAAAAGCTGGGAAACTGATTTGAGGGTCGGTCAACATGACTGTCGAGATTATACCAATGGTAATAGCATATCTGTTGTCCtacttttgtgtgtgtgtgtgtgtgtgtgtgtgtgtgtgtgtgtgtactcTTATGCAAAGGGCAATCAAGAAGAATTTAGTGTCTGCAAAAGTGTCagcaatgcttttttttttttttttttgttcttttgcatAGTAGAATGCCATCAACGTTTTGGTGGAGTTTAGATGGTTCATCCAGATGATCTTAcctctcaatatttttcaattctagCCTTCCTTTAATTACTTTTTGTCAACTTGGAAGGATTGGTTGAGTACCTCACTGGCCAAAAAGATGTCTTGGAGTGCTTGAGAAGCAGCACTGGTGGTCTGGGGTAACCAATCAACTCGCGAGGCTATTTTACAACagataatattctatcattttcttcaagGGTGTATACCGATCAAATGATATACCATGTTCTTTCACAAGGTATATTCAGTCTCTCATTTCTAACTACTATTTGTGTGCACGTGTGTGTTGCTTTGGGGAGTGACCACCATATGATGCCATACAATGGGTATATGTAGACTACAATTGATGCCTTAAAATGGATGTGTTAAAAAGCAGGGTACTTAAGACACACCAATGACTATTGTATAATCCGCTGAGGGGAAAAAGGTTATATTTGAGGAAAAAAGGGACCCTCCCAGACTGGGGAAGACTGTATTTGACTAGAATGTATGGGAGATGGTAGATactaaaatgaaattttgggaGAGAAGAGTGAAGATGTTGGCATGGATGAACATGAGCAAAGGTCGTTGAAGGCTAATGCATCCAAAactatatattgtaataaataatttggatTTCAAATTTACGACTTAACTCTTCATGGGGCATCAAATGCCACATTCAGATGTTCATAATCACATACATTATAGGTATTGGTGATAGATATTGCAaataaacagagaaaaaaaaatcctgcgCATTGCAGTAAGAAAGCAAACTCACAGGGGAAGAAGCATCTACTTCGCCTTTTTAGAATTTCAAGCATCAATGGAGGTGTCAATCCAGTTAAGGTTACCCACATGTACAACTGCTTGAAACCGCTTTGGTATTTTCTGAAACATAACGTCTTTactttccaattttttttttaatttttttcctgtaAATAGAGCTTCATTACCTGAAAATAGAGTACAACATAGTTCATCCTAAGTACATAACATATTACAGCCCAGATGAATTGATATTAGAGACTGGTGGGTCTTTGCCACTATGAAAGTAGGGGTATGCTTCCATAAAGGTTATTGGAAGCTGCCCATTGCGCAATAGAATGTGCACATCGATTTATATCTCGATGATTTTTCCTAGCTTGCTAACTTTGAAACTTGCTCAAGAGTTGCCTTATATCCTTTATTAGGGGCTGAACAGTCCAGATTGCTGTAGTTTCAGGATCATTCAATGCTTGTATGGTGATTAATGAGTCTCCTGCAATTACAACCTTTCCAATGCTTCTTTCCGTTGCTTCCTTGACTCCTATAAGCAGTGTTGTGGCTTCTCCTTGATTAGGGTCTTGGCTAGGGATGAGTTCTGTCTGGACAAAGACTGGTGTGTCTTCTTCTGATCTACAGATGGCAGCTGCTACACTGCCAGAGTTTCTGGCCGCCACATCAAAGGTTATGATACAGTGATCTCTAGGTAGTGCTCTCCATTGGTGGCTTTCATTCACTTGTTTAGTGCCCCATGCATAACAATGCTCAGTGAAAGTTTTGATAGTGCCATTAACAAAACTGTTGACACAAGGTTGGGTGTCTTCATGGACTATCTTGTTTCTAAGAAACCATATGCTGTCCATGGCTATGATAGCAAAGATTTGGAAATGATGCTCGTCACTGGTGGAGATATTTAGACTCCTAGAAGGGGTGATTATACATTCTAGCCAATCTTTTATGTCCCTACTTGCAAAGTTAGTGATATCAATTGGCCAAGGGGATtgtctccaaagaattcttgagAAGGGGCAGATGAAGAAAAGATGGCTTTGAGATTCTTCCTCAGTTTTGCATATAGGGCATTTAATGTCCTCTTCACTCAAAGGGATAAACCTTTTCAGGTTATTCTTGGTGGGAATGATGTTGTGACTAACTTTCCAACAGAAGAATCTGAGTTTGTCCTGAATTTGAATTTTCCAAAGTTTTTTCCAGTTAGTGAAATGGTCATTGGAGTTGGTGTGGACTTGGTTCATGGAGAGGGCTACATATGCTGATTTGACTGAAAAGTTCATTGAATTATGGTGCGTCCATCTGATCCTATCTTTTTGCTGATGGTAGTCAAATTGGGCAAGATGTATTTTCTTGATCTCATTCACAGTGTCTTGATGAAAGAGGGCTTGGAGTAGGATTGTATTCCATCTTCTTGGTTCATCCATTATAAGTTCAAAAACAGTAAGGTCAGGGTCTTGGTGAATGGAAGTTGATTTTGGATTGGGTTGGTAGTATGAGAGAGTAGGGATCTAGGGGTTAGTCCAAACTTTAATACTCATTCCATTGTTGACCTGAAAACAGACACTGGTTTTCAGGAAATCCTTTTGCTTAAGGATCCCTTTCCAATTCCAAGAATCAGAGGGTTTAGGACTGATATTGAAGAAGGAAGAattattaaagtatttctcagtGAACATTCTCTTCCAAGTGTTGTCACTCTCATTGACCATCTGCCAACCTAACTTACTAATAAGAGCACTGTTAAAGTTAGAAGTGTTTCTGAGTCCAAGGCCACCGATTGATTTAGGTCTGCAGATGGACTTCCAAGATTTAGGAGTGAAATTGTGAGTTTTTTGAGAAGGATCTCCACCAGAATTTCATAAAAGAACTGTCGATGAAATGGGCGACAACTTTTGGAATTGAGAGGGTGGCCATTTGGTAGGAAGGAATGGAACTTGCTGCTGATCTTATTAAGGTGGTCCTACCAGCTTGCATCATATGAGATCAGAGCTATGCTTTTGCACTCCAACAAGATCTCACCGATCTTCAAGATGCATAAAACTCGAACAAACCTTCTTTTCGAAATGATCTTCGAAATCTCAAAATATTGGTCCTCATCCTTTTCAAGTCCCATAGGCACGTAGTTTCCTATACGGAATTTCTTGTTCAAAGACTCACCCACACCATACTTTTTCATCACCCATATCTCTAGTATCTTGTAGTTGCAATAAACTGCAGCAGAAAGACAACCTCTTAAAACCATCAAATGATATTTATGCATGTTTAAAGCAATACAATCAAGTGTAGGGATCAACCTCATGAAATTGCTCGTCTAAGTCAAACGAGATGATGCTGCACCTTGGGCTGTTTCTACATGGTTGAGTGACCCAATGAAGTCTTCCATTAATTAAGACTTGTGATGGCGGGTGAAGAAGGTGGTAGTCTACCTTTCCCTTACTTCTCCAAGTTGAACCACCAAGAGTGAAGATTTGAACCTCTGAATTCATATTAGTGAGTCTAAGGTtgcatttgggtagtgagatgatctcagatattctgtgaataacattgaaaaagtaatgataaaatattgaatagtagtgaacagtagtaaaaagtagtaaaaaataggtaaaaagtaatgataaaataatgaataattgtTATGGTGATATTGCACCCTAGAATTCTGTAACAATAGTAGGGGAGtgttctcactacccaaacggaGCCTAAACCCACATTGGTAGTCTCTATCTGCATTCTTATAATACACTTAAGCACCTTGTATTCCTTGGTTGTGGGATGAAACCCAAATCCAAAATCCAGCTCTTGATTCAAATACTGTATGGATTTAGGGAGCACTTGGTAATTCCTGGAGAAGGGATTATGTATGCAGAGTGCATCACTAAACAATGGATCAGATAAGCAGAGCAAACCGTTACATGAGCCTACAACATCAAACTCAGGCCGAGAAAGGCACATGTAGCTTTTTCACCTTTTCCTTCTT containing:
- the LOC109008349 gene encoding uncharacterized protein LOC109008349 isoform X1, with the protein product MASVMFAQSAAITRGRDEVYVVAVPLRATKGPAQLLMSAAYSLNLWDLQHFMVLIKPSSPLPSSQAVVFDFQPQDPENIYVALDVISGRAVPGVILMRKLKNLPTRKCWYVGSLPVDAVDIACNFNKSWETDLRVGQHDCRDYTNGNSISVVLLLCVCVCVCVCVCVYSYAKGNQEEFSVCKSVSNAFFFFFLFFCIVECHQRFGGV
- the LOC109008349 gene encoding uncharacterized protein LOC109008349 isoform X2, producing MASVMFAQSAAITRGRDEVYVVAVPLRATKGPAQLLMSAAYSLNLWDLQHFMVLIKPSSPLPSSQAVVFDFQPQDPENIYVALDVISGRAVPGVILMRKLKNLPTRKCWYVGSLPVDAVDIACNFNKSWETDLRVGQHDCRDYTNGIYLTVQGGGLCFPPRVGLTLVHWKVAGPSFPWYRMSMSVTFTFLHV